In one window of Mytilus galloprovincialis chromosome 6, xbMytGall1.hap1.1, whole genome shotgun sequence DNA:
- the LOC143080775 gene encoding uncharacterized protein LOC143080775 isoform X2 has translation MIDALGGPQRVNNVLSTLNLPPISHKNLKVMERRAGEMIEGFANLSMDQRCREAFEAEKSNAAEDENGTENMLETNTDSHTDMTDTNTDSHTDMTDTNSNNRNESVPAVNFSGMTVCADHGWQKRGFDSLTGHTFLMSKREYGNKVIKTIVKHRTCGTCKWWKRNRPGRKPRPHRCVWNHRGSARLMESQAGMQAVKELLEQGTPVKTIEGDGDNTLIARLKSELNLTVTKKFDKNHTIKNIVARLYDLQKNNKNLKISSLVIRHLTKSIKYVFAKNQGQPDDMKNNLEALIPHQFGDHSLCQPRFCGYKRKPSVKYLHRSLPYKAPLSDPVLREKLQNLFEPVILKAASYADLGSSQACEHANRAASLRAPKHLHYGESESLDFRVKASAACINEGRNYLSETFKRHGLSPGSFTVPYNSKKDHEREKRQKKSKLPEQKLRRLKLKEERITSKGACEATEGASYESEISFSEQAEDIERIPDAIPKPLFTAVSSLDNPTFVIIDLETTDLIRRNIIPHIVQIAAKEHRTQTSFNRYIPPQLPMSNEAEKVTGIVWDGRKLFYKGVELDFVNIKVAISDFFMWLNQFSNAVLVAHNGKNFDFRVLSTAVYNCNMYDNFTQIVMGFIDSLALFRSNFPKIEKYNQPFLAQHFCKEEYNAHNAVDDVNMLDKILIAANVSKELMLKLCYNSNSHLLQENFIKAKAKNLPSFHPLIASGVMKMTTAENIAGSGLNCAHLKLIYTRKGEDGLIDVLMSKTAFGKPRVSNDKKLMCSVVQKMGNMFSEL, from the exons ATGATTGATGCCTTAGGTGGTCCTCAGAGGGTAAACAATGTACTGTCCACTTTGAACCTGCCACCTATTTCACATAAGAATTTAAAAGTTATGGAAAGGAGAGCAGGggaaatgatagaaggttttgcCAATTTAAGTATGGATCAAAGATGCAGAGAGGCATTTGAAGCTGAAAAGAG CAATGCTGCAGAGGATGAAAATGGAACTGAGAATATGCTGGAGACTAATACTGATAGTCATACTGACATGACAGATACTAATACTGATAGTCATACTGACATGACAGATACTAATTCAAATAATAG AAATGAATCTGTGCCAGCTGTTAATTTTTCTGGAATGACTGTTTGTGCTGACCATGGATGGCAGAAAAGGGGATTTGATAGTTTAACTG GTCATACATTTTTGATGAGCAAGCGTGAGTATGGTAATAAAGTTATCAAAACAATTGTTAAGCATCGTACGTGTGGAACATGCAAATGGTGGAAGAGAAATAGGCCAGGTAGAAAACCAAGACCACACAGATGTGTGTGGAATCACAGAGGGTCAGCTAGATTGATGGAAAGCCAAGCAGGAATGCAGGCTGTCAAAGAGTTACTGGAACAAGGAACCCCTGTAAAGACTATCGAGGGAGATGGGGATAACACATTGATAGCAAGGCTAAAATCTGAACTTAATTTAACAGTTActaaaaaatttgacaaaaatcataCCATCAAAAACATTGTTGCCAGATTATATgatctacaaaaaaataacaagaatttgaAAATTAGCAGCTTAGTcataagacatttgacaaaatccatcAAATATGTTTTTGCCAAAAATCAAGGTCAACCAGATGACATGAAAAATAACCTGGAAGCATTAATTCCACACCAATTTGGGGATCATAGCCTGTGTCAACCCAGGTTCTGTGGCTACAAAAGGAAACCTAGTGTAAAATACCTTCATAGAAGCTTACCATACAAGGCTCCACTATCAGATCCTGTTTTACGAGAAAAACTGCAAAACCTTTTTGAGCCAGTCATTTTGAAGGCAGCTTCTTATGCAGATTTAGGGTCTAGCCAGGCATGTGAGCATGCAAATAGAGCAGCTTCCTTGCGTGCTCCAAAACATCTGCACTATGGAGAGAGTGAAAGCTTGGACTTTCGAGTAAAAGCCTCTGCTGCCTGTATTAATGAAGGAAGAAACTACTTGTCCGAG ACATTCAAAAGACATGGACTTTCTCCTGGAAGTTTCACAGTCCCTTACAATTCCAAGAAAGACCATGAAAGAGAAAAACggcaaaagaaatcaaaattaccaGAACAAAAATTAAGACGATTAAAACTTAAAGAAGAAAGAATTACATCCAAAGGAGCCTGTGAGGCAACAGAAGGAGCCAGCTATGAATCTG AAATAAGTTTTAGTGAACAAGCTGAGGACATTGAGAGGATTCCAGATGCTATCCCCAAGCCTTTATTTACGGCAGTGTCCTCTTTAGACAACCCAACTTTTGTCATCATTGATTTAGAAACTACAGATTTGA TCAGAAGAAACATCATTCCTCACATAGTACAGATAGCTGCCAAAGAACACAGAACTCAAACCAGTTTCAACCGTTACATACCACCACAGCTACCAATGTCTAATGAAGCTGAAAAGGTGACTGGTATTGTTTGGGATGGACGAAAGCTTTTTTACAAAGGGGTTGAACTAGACTTTGTTAATATAAAGGTTGCcatatctgatttttttatgtggTTAAATCAATTCAGTAATGCTGTACTTGTAGCACATAATGGGAAAAATTTTGATTTTCGGGTTTTGTCAACAGCTGTTTATAACTGTAATATGTATGATAATTTTACTCAGATTGTTATGGGATTTATAGACTCATTGGCCCTTTTTAGATCAAACTTTcccaaaatagaaaaatataatcaGCCATTTTTAGCACAACATTTTTGTAAGGAGGAATATAATGCCCACAATGCTGTGGATGATGTAAATATGCTTGATAAAATACTTATTGCTGCTAATGTTTCTAAAGAACTAATGCTTAAACTTTGTTACAATTCTAATTCTCATTTACTGCAAGAAAACTTCATCAAGGCAAAAGCTAAAAACTTGCCAAGCTTTCATCCCCTGATTGCTAGCGGTGTAATGAAAATGACAACAGCAGAGAATATTGCTGGATCAGGTTTGAACTGTGCTcatttaaaacttatttataCTCGTAAAGGAGAAGATGGACTTATTGATGTTCTTATGTCTAAAACTGCTTTTGGTAAGCCAAGAGTTTCTAATGATAAAAAATTAATGTGTTCTGTGGTACAAAaaatgggcaatatgttttcagAATTGTGA
- the LOC143080775 gene encoding uncharacterized protein LOC143080775 isoform X1, translated as MADSVVCRDKRGRFSKTLQETSEPEVAENIEIDHNYGVGHLCIAGATGCAVCCPGIDKLLGSTKINTSTSWHSGRRLVEWGTLLDHLKFCSRCYNGPLILSHETIKGEMKCGLGGYLYIQCTSCQELNRVPYGSTHKENPSSKGMPSFCVNTKLGAAMIDALGGPQRVNNVLSTLNLPPISHKNLKVMERRAGEMIEGFANLSMDQRCREAFEAEKSNAAEDENGTENMLETNTDSHTDMTDTNTDSHTDMTDTNSNNRNESVPAVNFSGMTVCADHGWQKRGFDSLTGHTFLMSKREYGNKVIKTIVKHRTCGTCKWWKRNRPGRKPRPHRCVWNHRGSARLMESQAGMQAVKELLEQGTPVKTIEGDGDNTLIARLKSELNLTVTKKFDKNHTIKNIVARLYDLQKNNKNLKISSLVIRHLTKSIKYVFAKNQGQPDDMKNNLEALIPHQFGDHSLCQPRFCGYKRKPSVKYLHRSLPYKAPLSDPVLREKLQNLFEPVILKAASYADLGSSQACEHANRAASLRAPKHLHYGESESLDFRVKASAACINEGRNYLSETFKRHGLSPGSFTVPYNSKKDHEREKRQKKSKLPEQKLRRLKLKEERITSKGACEATEGASYESEISFSEQAEDIERIPDAIPKPLFTAVSSLDNPTFVIIDLETTDLIRRNIIPHIVQIAAKEHRTQTSFNRYIPPQLPMSNEAEKVTGIVWDGRKLFYKGVELDFVNIKVAISDFFMWLNQFSNAVLVAHNGKNFDFRVLSTAVYNCNMYDNFTQIVMGFIDSLALFRSNFPKIEKYNQPFLAQHFCKEEYNAHNAVDDVNMLDKILIAANVSKELMLKLCYNSNSHLLQENFIKAKAKNLPSFHPLIASGVMKMTTAENIAGSGLNCAHLKLIYTRKGEDGLIDVLMSKTAFGKPRVSNDKKLMCSVVQKMGNMFSEL; from the exons ATGGCCGACTCGGTCGTCTGTCGCGACAAACGGGGGAGGTTTTCAAAGACACTACAAGAAACAAGTGAACCTGAAGTTgcagaaaacattgaaattgaccACAATTATGGTGTGGGACACTTATGTATAGCCGGAGCAACAGGCTGTGCCGTTTGCTGCCCCGGCATTGACAAACTTCTGGGGAGTACAAAGATAAATACCAGTACCTCTTGGCATTCGGGGAGAAGATTGGTGGAATGGGGAACACTGCTGGACCATCTTAAATTTTGTTCGAGGTGTTATAACGGCCCTCTTATATTAAGCCACGAGACTATAAAAGGAGAGATGAAGTGTGGACTGGGTGGCTATCTTTATATCCAGTGCACATCGTGCCAGGAATTGAACAGGGTTCCATACGGATCAACGCACAAAGAAAACCCAAGTTCCAAGGGCATGCCAAGTTTCTGTGTGAATACTAAGCTTGGGGCAG CAATGATTGATGCCTTAGGTGGTCCTCAGAGGGTAAACAATGTACTGTCCACTTTGAACCTGCCACCTATTTCACATAAGAATTTAAAAGTTATGGAAAGGAGAGCAGGggaaatgatagaaggttttgcCAATTTAAGTATGGATCAAAGATGCAGAGAGGCATTTGAAGCTGAAAAGAG CAATGCTGCAGAGGATGAAAATGGAACTGAGAATATGCTGGAGACTAATACTGATAGTCATACTGACATGACAGATACTAATACTGATAGTCATACTGACATGACAGATACTAATTCAAATAATAG AAATGAATCTGTGCCAGCTGTTAATTTTTCTGGAATGACTGTTTGTGCTGACCATGGATGGCAGAAAAGGGGATTTGATAGTTTAACTG GTCATACATTTTTGATGAGCAAGCGTGAGTATGGTAATAAAGTTATCAAAACAATTGTTAAGCATCGTACGTGTGGAACATGCAAATGGTGGAAGAGAAATAGGCCAGGTAGAAAACCAAGACCACACAGATGTGTGTGGAATCACAGAGGGTCAGCTAGATTGATGGAAAGCCAAGCAGGAATGCAGGCTGTCAAAGAGTTACTGGAACAAGGAACCCCTGTAAAGACTATCGAGGGAGATGGGGATAACACATTGATAGCAAGGCTAAAATCTGAACTTAATTTAACAGTTActaaaaaatttgacaaaaatcataCCATCAAAAACATTGTTGCCAGATTATATgatctacaaaaaaataacaagaatttgaAAATTAGCAGCTTAGTcataagacatttgacaaaatccatcAAATATGTTTTTGCCAAAAATCAAGGTCAACCAGATGACATGAAAAATAACCTGGAAGCATTAATTCCACACCAATTTGGGGATCATAGCCTGTGTCAACCCAGGTTCTGTGGCTACAAAAGGAAACCTAGTGTAAAATACCTTCATAGAAGCTTACCATACAAGGCTCCACTATCAGATCCTGTTTTACGAGAAAAACTGCAAAACCTTTTTGAGCCAGTCATTTTGAAGGCAGCTTCTTATGCAGATTTAGGGTCTAGCCAGGCATGTGAGCATGCAAATAGAGCAGCTTCCTTGCGTGCTCCAAAACATCTGCACTATGGAGAGAGTGAAAGCTTGGACTTTCGAGTAAAAGCCTCTGCTGCCTGTATTAATGAAGGAAGAAACTACTTGTCCGAG ACATTCAAAAGACATGGACTTTCTCCTGGAAGTTTCACAGTCCCTTACAATTCCAAGAAAGACCATGAAAGAGAAAAACggcaaaagaaatcaaaattaccaGAACAAAAATTAAGACGATTAAAACTTAAAGAAGAAAGAATTACATCCAAAGGAGCCTGTGAGGCAACAGAAGGAGCCAGCTATGAATCTG AAATAAGTTTTAGTGAACAAGCTGAGGACATTGAGAGGATTCCAGATGCTATCCCCAAGCCTTTATTTACGGCAGTGTCCTCTTTAGACAACCCAACTTTTGTCATCATTGATTTAGAAACTACAGATTTGA TCAGAAGAAACATCATTCCTCACATAGTACAGATAGCTGCCAAAGAACACAGAACTCAAACCAGTTTCAACCGTTACATACCACCACAGCTACCAATGTCTAATGAAGCTGAAAAGGTGACTGGTATTGTTTGGGATGGACGAAAGCTTTTTTACAAAGGGGTTGAACTAGACTTTGTTAATATAAAGGTTGCcatatctgatttttttatgtggTTAAATCAATTCAGTAATGCTGTACTTGTAGCACATAATGGGAAAAATTTTGATTTTCGGGTTTTGTCAACAGCTGTTTATAACTGTAATATGTATGATAATTTTACTCAGATTGTTATGGGATTTATAGACTCATTGGCCCTTTTTAGATCAAACTTTcccaaaatagaaaaatataatcaGCCATTTTTAGCACAACATTTTTGTAAGGAGGAATATAATGCCCACAATGCTGTGGATGATGTAAATATGCTTGATAAAATACTTATTGCTGCTAATGTTTCTAAAGAACTAATGCTTAAACTTTGTTACAATTCTAATTCTCATTTACTGCAAGAAAACTTCATCAAGGCAAAAGCTAAAAACTTGCCAAGCTTTCATCCCCTGATTGCTAGCGGTGTAATGAAAATGACAACAGCAGAGAATATTGCTGGATCAGGTTTGAACTGTGCTcatttaaaacttatttataCTCGTAAAGGAGAAGATGGACTTATTGATGTTCTTATGTCTAAAACTGCTTTTGGTAAGCCAAGAGTTTCTAATGATAAAAAATTAATGTGTTCTGTGGTACAAAaaatgggcaatatgttttcagAATTGTGA